The proteins below come from a single Streptomyces sp. M92 genomic window:
- a CDS encoding S1 family peptidase, translated as MRIKRTTPRSGITRRTRLIAVSTGIVAAAAIAIPSANASEAPVAFSAAELSSASAAVLEADVPGTAWAVDSKTGQVLLTIDSTVSQAELAKIKKEAGDKAGALKVERTPGTFNKLIQGGDAIYASSWRCSLGFNVRSSSGAEYFLTAGHCTDGAGTWYANSGRSTVLGSTAGSSFPGNDYGIVRYTNSSVSKPGTANGVDITRAATPSVGTTVIRDGSTTGTHSGRVTALNATVNYGGGDIVRGLIQTTVCAEPGDSGGPLYGSNGTAYGLTSGGSGNCRTGGTTFFQPVTEALNAYGVSVY; from the coding sequence GTGAGGATCAAGCGCACCACCCCCCGCAGCGGCATCACGAGACGGACTCGGCTGATCGCCGTATCCACCGGCATCGTGGCCGCAGCCGCGATCGCGATCCCCAGCGCGAACGCGTCCGAGGCTCCCGTCGCCTTCAGTGCCGCCGAGCTGAGCAGCGCCAGCGCCGCGGTGCTCGAGGCCGACGTCCCGGGCACCGCCTGGGCCGTCGACAGCAAGACCGGCCAGGTGCTGCTCACGATCGACAGCACGGTCTCCCAGGCCGAGCTCGCGAAGATCAAGAAGGAGGCCGGCGACAAGGCCGGCGCCCTCAAGGTCGAGCGCACCCCCGGCACGTTCAACAAGCTCATCCAGGGCGGCGACGCCATCTACGCGAGCAGCTGGCGCTGTTCCCTCGGCTTCAACGTCCGCAGCAGCAGCGGCGCCGAGTACTTCCTGACCGCCGGTCACTGCACCGACGGTGCCGGCACCTGGTACGCCAACTCCGGGCGCTCCACGGTCCTCGGCTCGACGGCCGGGTCCAGCTTCCCGGGCAACGACTACGGCATCGTCCGGTACACCAACAGCTCCGTCAGCAAGCCCGGTACCGCGAACGGCGTGGACATCACCCGCGCGGCCACCCCGAGCGTGGGTACCACCGTCATCCGCGACGGTTCCACCACCGGCACCCACAGCGGCCGGGTCACCGCCCTGAACGCCACCGTCAACTACGGCGGCGGCGACATCGTCCGCGGGCTGATCCAGACCACGGTCTGCGCCGAGCCCGGCGACTCCGGCGGCCCGCTCTACGGCAGCAACGGCACCGCGTACGGTCTGACGTCCGGCGGCAGCGGCAACTGCCGCACCGGCGGAACGACGTTCTTCCAGCCGGTCACGGAGGCCCTGAACGCCTACGGCGTCAGCGTCTACTAG
- a CDS encoding acyl-CoA dehydrogenase family protein, with amino-acid sequence MAASPKLPAFDPADPLGVDDLLEPEDLAVRDTVRDWAADRVLPHIADWYEKGELPGIRELARELGSIGALGMSLDGYGCAGASAVQYGLACLELEAADSGIRSLVSVQGSLAMYAVHRFGSEEQKQTWLPRMAAGEVIGCFGLTEPDHGSDPANMRTRAKRDAGGDWVLNGRKMWITNGSVAGVAVVWAQTDEGVRGFVVPTDRPGFSAPEIKHKWSLRASVTSELVLDDVRLPADAVLPEVTGLRGPLSCLTHARYGIVWGSMGAARSSFEAAVEYAKSREQFGRPIGGFQLTQAKLADMAVELHKGILLAHHLGRRMDAGRLRPEQVSFGKLNNVREAIDICRTARTILGANGISLEYPVMRHATNLESVLTYEGTVEMHQLVLGKALTGLDAFR; translated from the coding sequence ATGGCCGCGTCCCCCAAGTTGCCCGCCTTCGACCCCGCCGACCCCCTCGGCGTCGACGACCTCCTGGAGCCGGAGGACCTGGCCGTCCGGGACACCGTGCGGGACTGGGCCGCCGACCGCGTGCTGCCGCACATCGCGGACTGGTACGAGAAGGGCGAGCTGCCCGGGATCAGGGAGCTCGCCCGCGAACTCGGCTCCATCGGCGCGCTCGGCATGTCGCTCGACGGCTACGGCTGCGCCGGCGCGAGTGCCGTGCAGTACGGACTGGCCTGCCTGGAACTGGAGGCGGCCGACTCCGGCATCCGCTCCCTCGTCTCCGTGCAGGGCTCCCTCGCCATGTACGCCGTCCACCGCTTCGGCAGCGAGGAGCAGAAGCAGACGTGGCTGCCGCGCATGGCCGCCGGCGAGGTCATCGGCTGCTTCGGGCTCACCGAGCCCGACCACGGCTCCGACCCCGCCAACATGCGCACCCGCGCCAAGCGCGACGCCGGCGGGGACTGGGTGCTCAACGGGCGCAAGATGTGGATCACCAACGGGTCGGTCGCCGGGGTCGCCGTCGTCTGGGCGCAGACGGACGAAGGGGTCCGCGGCTTCGTCGTGCCCACCGACCGCCCCGGTTTCTCCGCCCCCGAGATCAAGCACAAGTGGTCGCTGAGGGCCAGCGTCACCAGCGAGCTGGTCCTGGACGACGTACGGCTGCCCGCCGACGCCGTACTGCCGGAGGTCACCGGACTGCGCGGACCGCTCAGCTGCCTCACCCACGCCCGCTACGGCATCGTGTGGGGGTCCATGGGCGCGGCCCGCAGCTCCTTCGAGGCGGCCGTCGAGTACGCGAAGTCGCGGGAGCAGTTCGGGCGGCCCATCGGCGGCTTCCAGCTCACCCAGGCCAAGCTCGCCGACATGGCGGTCGAACTGCACAAGGGGATTCTGCTCGCCCACCACCTGGGGCGGCGCATGGACGCCGGCCGCCTGCGTCCCGAGCAGGTCAGCTTCGGCAAGCTCAACAACGTGCGCGAGGCCATCGACATCTGCCGGACGGCGCGGACGATCCTCGGCGCCAACGGGATCTCCCTGGAGTACCCGGTGATGCGGCACGCGACGAACCTGGAGTCGGTGCTCACCTACGAGGGCACCGTCGAGATGCACCAGCTGGTGCTGGGCAAGGCGCTCACCGGACTCGACGCCTTCCGCTGA
- a CDS encoding DUF5685 family protein: MFGIVRPCRHRLGERLTSQWMAHLCGLCLALRKDHGQFARIVTNYDGLLISVLTEAQAGRGGAGTGRRTAGPCPLRGMRTASVAHGEGARLAAAVSLVLASAKVRDHVADRDGLLARRPVALAARRIATGWDAAGARGGSAVGFDTAVLVDAVDRQGGIEALAGPGTPLLTVTEPTETATAAAFAHTAHLAGRPYNAEPLAEAGRLFGRLAHLLDAVEDEEADAASGAWNPLTATGTPLTEARRLADDAVHGVRLALREAEFTDGRLVHRLLVHELGNSVDRAFGTASCAHGGHPYAPPGTPGAPQGPGAPPPPEPPRGNRRGLLAGCAVWAGLACTCQLCCGTYHDPWSGERKEGTCANCDCGGCGDCCSCCECCGNCCGDDGCGCDGCDCGCSC, translated from the coding sequence GTGTTCGGAATCGTCAGGCCGTGCAGGCACCGGCTCGGAGAGCGCCTCACGAGTCAGTGGATGGCGCATTTGTGCGGGTTGTGTCTCGCTCTGCGCAAGGACCACGGACAGTTCGCGCGGATAGTGACGAACTATGACGGGCTGCTCATATCGGTTTTGACGGAGGCTCAGGCCGGACGGGGCGGCGCGGGCACCGGGCGGCGTACGGCGGGCCCCTGCCCGTTGCGCGGGATGCGGACCGCTTCCGTCGCGCACGGCGAGGGCGCCCGGCTCGCGGCGGCCGTCTCGCTGGTGCTGGCCTCCGCCAAGGTCCGCGACCACGTCGCCGACCGGGACGGCCTGCTGGCGCGGCGGCCGGTGGCCCTCGCCGCCCGCCGGATCGCCACCGGCTGGGACGCGGCCGGAGCACGCGGCGGCAGCGCCGTCGGGTTCGACACCGCCGTACTGGTCGACGCCGTGGACCGGCAGGGCGGCATCGAGGCGCTCGCCGGGCCCGGCACACCGCTGCTCACCGTCACCGAGCCGACCGAGACCGCGACCGCCGCCGCCTTCGCGCACACCGCGCACCTCGCCGGACGCCCGTACAACGCCGAACCGCTCGCCGAGGCCGGGCGCCTCTTCGGCCGGCTAGCCCACCTCCTGGACGCCGTGGAGGACGAGGAGGCCGACGCCGCGTCGGGTGCCTGGAACCCGCTCACCGCCACCGGCACCCCGCTCACCGAGGCCCGGCGGCTCGCGGACGACGCCGTGCACGGCGTGCGGCTCGCGCTGCGCGAGGCCGAGTTCACCGACGGGCGGCTGGTGCACCGGCTGCTCGTGCACGAGCTGGGCAACTCCGTCGACCGCGCCTTCGGCACCGCCTCCTGCGCGCACGGCGGTCACCCGTACGCCCCTCCCGGGACTCCGGGCGCCCCCCAGGGCCCCGGTGCGCCGCCGCCACCGGAGCCGCCGCGCGGCAACCGGCGCGGGCTGCTCGCCGGGTGCGCGGTGTGGGCGGGGCTGGCCTGTACGTGCCAGCTGTGCTGCGGCACGTACCACGACCCCTGGAGCGGGGAGCGCAAGGAAGGCACGTGCGCCAACTGCGACTGCGGCGGGTGCGGCGACTGCTGCAGTTGCTGCGAGTGCTGCGGCAACTGCTGCGGAGACGACGGGTGCGGCTGCGACGGCTGCGACTGCGGGTGCAGTTGCTGA
- a CDS encoding glycosyltransferase family 39 protein produces the protein MIDLETRTTGRPGALRRAAPALLGYAAVRALGLLVLALWSAARDKSAYTLLTARWDSLWYTRVAELGYGYEVRLPNGDVHSNLAFFPLLPWLERLGAAVSPLSYADAGFVVSLLASLAAAWGIFAVAEHVYGPRAGVCAALLWAVLPVGVVQSMAYSESLFTALAAWSLYAVLTGRWVTAGLLASLAGLTRPVGLAVAAAVWAAAVVAFARSRSDGVPGGARGTGRALGDGARRVLGMILAPLGAAGYVLWVGHRTGQGPLGYLDVQAGWRNGFDGGVAFARFVAGRFASFPAALAGVALVAGVALLIWLYVVCVRQRQPLPLLVYAGIVVALALCASSYFGSKPRLLLPAFPLLLPPALALARLRTSRSALVVGGAAVASAVYGAFWLNGSGPP, from the coding sequence GTGATCGATCTTGAAACGCGCACGACGGGCCGCCCGGGTGCCCTGCGCCGGGCCGCCCCGGCGCTCCTCGGCTACGCGGCCGTACGCGCCCTGGGCCTGCTCGTCCTGGCCCTGTGGAGCGCCGCGCGCGACAAGAGCGCGTACACGCTGCTGACCGCCCGCTGGGACTCCCTCTGGTACACCAGGGTCGCCGAGCTCGGCTACGGGTACGAGGTACGCCTGCCCAACGGCGACGTGCACTCCAACCTGGCGTTCTTCCCGCTCCTGCCCTGGCTGGAGCGGCTCGGCGCGGCGGTCTCGCCGCTGTCGTACGCGGACGCCGGCTTCGTGGTGAGCCTGCTCGCCTCGCTGGCGGCGGCCTGGGGGATATTCGCGGTCGCGGAGCACGTGTACGGCCCCCGGGCCGGGGTGTGCGCGGCGCTGCTGTGGGCCGTGCTGCCGGTCGGGGTCGTGCAGTCGATGGCGTACAGCGAGTCGCTGTTCACGGCGCTGGCCGCCTGGTCGCTGTACGCGGTGCTGACCGGGCGCTGGGTGACGGCGGGGCTGCTGGCCTCGCTGGCCGGGCTGACCCGGCCGGTGGGGCTCGCGGTGGCGGCGGCGGTGTGGGCGGCCGCGGTCGTGGCGTTCGCACGGAGCCGGAGCGACGGCGTCCCGGGCGGCGCACGCGGTACGGGACGCGCCCTGGGCGACGGCGCGCGGCGCGTGCTCGGCATGATCCTCGCGCCCCTGGGCGCCGCCGGTTACGTGCTGTGGGTCGGCCACCGCACCGGCCAGGGCCCCCTCGGCTATCTCGACGTCCAGGCCGGCTGGCGCAACGGCTTCGACGGAGGCGTGGCCTTCGCCCGCTTCGTCGCCGGCCGGTTCGCCTCGTTCCCGGCGGCCCTGGCGGGCGTCGCCCTGGTGGCCGGGGTCGCGCTCCTGATCTGGCTGTACGTCGTCTGCGTACGGCAGCGCCAGCCGCTCCCGCTGCTGGTGTACGCGGGGATCGTCGTCGCCCTCGCCCTGTGCGCGTCGAGCTACTTCGGCTCGAAGCCGCGGCTGCTGCTGCCCGCCTTCCCGCTGCTGCTGCCGCCCGCCCTGGCCCTGGCCCGGCTGCGAACCTCCAGGTCGGCGCTGGTCGTGGGCGGTGCGGCGGTGGCGTCCGCGGTGTACGGGGCATTCTGGCTGAACGGCTCCGGACCGCCCTGA
- a CDS encoding MFS transporter, whose amino-acid sequence MSGTTTAAAELRRRAAGAGANRWVVLVVLCVSLLLVAVDATVLHVAVPAVTEDLRPGAIELLWIVDVYPLVCAALLILFGTLGDRVGRRRVLLLGYALFGVASALAALADNAQVLILARALLGVGGAMIMPATLSILRQVFPDRRERALAIGVWSAVAAVGAAVGPLLGGFLLEHFWWGSVFLVNIPLMLVSLPVGRLLLPESMGDGAGPWDVVGALMAAAGLFGLVLGVKRLGGGEPVASAFTVLPLVAGVGLLAAFVRRQRRRAHPLVDLAMFRRPAFSTSVGCIVLAMLALVGLELIAAQYLQLVLGLSPLQTGLRLLPLTFAAMAAGLAGARMLRRFGPRRMVCAGFCLTAFAVLLLTAMGRADNCALLVLGFVLLGFGLETTLFGAYESMLSESPPEQAGGAAAIGETSYQLGAGIGIALLGSVMNAAYAPGLTGGVPGVPASASVSAGHSLGEAYEVAAQLGGPAGVALRRAAGDAFVHGLHVTLVVSAGLLLLGAVMALRLPRVMQCEAVAVPAPRDAVESRVSV is encoded by the coding sequence ATGTCCGGGACGACCACGGCTGCCGCCGAGCTGCGCCGTCGGGCGGCCGGGGCCGGTGCCAACCGCTGGGTGGTCCTGGTCGTCCTCTGCGTCAGCCTGCTGCTCGTCGCCGTCGACGCCACCGTGCTCCACGTGGCGGTCCCCGCCGTCACCGAGGACCTCAGGCCCGGCGCGATCGAACTGCTCTGGATCGTCGACGTCTACCCGCTCGTCTGCGCCGCGCTGCTGATCCTCTTCGGCACGCTGGGCGACCGGGTGGGCCGCAGACGGGTCCTGCTCCTCGGCTACGCGCTCTTCGGCGTCGCCTCCGCGCTCGCCGCCCTCGCGGACAACGCCCAGGTCCTCATCCTGGCCCGTGCGCTGCTCGGCGTCGGCGGCGCGATGATCATGCCGGCGACGCTGTCGATCCTGCGGCAGGTCTTCCCCGACCGGCGGGAGCGGGCGCTGGCCATCGGCGTCTGGAGCGCCGTGGCCGCGGTCGGCGCGGCGGTCGGACCGCTGCTCGGCGGCTTCCTGCTGGAGCACTTCTGGTGGGGCTCGGTCTTCCTCGTCAACATCCCGCTGATGCTGGTCAGCCTTCCGGTGGGGCGGCTGCTGCTGCCCGAGTCGATGGGCGACGGCGCCGGCCCCTGGGACGTGGTCGGCGCGCTGATGGCGGCGGCCGGGCTCTTCGGGCTGGTCCTGGGCGTGAAACGGCTGGGCGGCGGCGAGCCGGTGGCCAGCGCGTTCACCGTGCTGCCGCTGGTGGCGGGCGTGGGCCTGCTGGCCGCGTTCGTACGGCGGCAGCGGCGGCGTGCGCATCCGCTGGTGGACCTCGCGATGTTCCGGCGGCCGGCGTTCAGCACGTCGGTGGGGTGCATCGTGCTGGCGATGCTGGCGCTGGTGGGTCTGGAACTGATCGCGGCGCAGTACCTGCAACTGGTGCTCGGGCTGTCCCCGCTCCAGACGGGGCTGCGGCTGCTGCCGCTGACCTTCGCGGCGATGGCGGCGGGGCTGGCGGGCGCGCGGATGCTGCGGCGGTTCGGGCCCCGGCGGATGGTGTGCGCGGGGTTCTGCCTGACGGCCTTCGCGGTGCTGCTGCTGACCGCGATGGGCCGGGCCGACAACTGCGCGCTGCTGGTCTTGGGGTTCGTGCTGCTGGGTTTCGGGCTGGAGACCACTCTCTTCGGGGCGTACGAGTCGATGCTGAGCGAGTCGCCGCCGGAGCAGGCCGGCGGGGCGGCGGCGATCGGCGAGACGTCGTACCAGCTGGGCGCCGGGATCGGGATCGCGCTGCTGGGCAGCGTGATGAACGCGGCGTACGCGCCCGGGCTGACCGGGGGTGTGCCCGGGGTGCCGGCGTCGGCGTCGGTGTCCGCGGGGCATTCGCTGGGGGAGGCGTACGAGGTTGCCGCGCAGCTCGGCGGGCCTGCGGGGGTTGCGCTGCGGCGGGCCGCGGGGGACGCGTTCGTGCACGGGCTGCATGTGACGTTGGTGGTGAGTGCGGGGTTGTTGTTGCTGGGGGCGGTGATGGCGTTGCGGTTGCCGCGGGTGATGCAGTGCGAGGCGGTTGCCGTGCCGGCGCCGCGGGACGCGGTGGAGTCACGCGTGTCGGTGTGA
- a CDS encoding cell division protein SepF: MGSVRKASAWLGLVDDNDDERYYDDDYSEGNEPGDAWVTDPRVKVASDVAEERGRRIATVTPDSFRDARSIGELFRDGVPVIMNLTAMEGTDAKRVVDFAAGLIFGLRGSIERVSTRVFLLSPADTQVISGEPAAHRSDGFFNQS, encoded by the coding sequence ATGGGATCGGTACGCAAGGCGAGTGCGTGGCTCGGCCTCGTCGACGACAACGATGACGAGCGCTACTACGACGACGACTACTCCGAGGGCAACGAGCCCGGCGACGCCTGGGTCACCGACCCGCGCGTCAAGGTGGCCTCGGACGTGGCCGAGGAGAGGGGCCGCCGCATCGCGACCGTCACCCCGGACAGCTTCCGGGACGCGCGGTCGATCGGCGAGCTGTTCCGGGACGGGGTCCCGGTCATCATGAACCTGACGGCCATGGAGGGGACCGACGCCAAGCGCGTGGTCGACTTCGCGGCCGGGCTGATCTTCGGCCTGCGCGGTTCGATCGAGCGGGTCTCCACCCGGGTGTTCCTGCTGAGCCCGGCCGACACGCAGGTCATCAGCGGCGAGCCCGCCGCGCACCGTTCCGACGGTTTCTTCAACCAGAGCTGA
- a CDS encoding S1 family peptidase encodes MKHRRIPRRRAAVVGAGITALVAAGVTFQSANASEAPKASAPETLSVTAAGKLASTLLGDLGTDAAGTYYDAQARSLVVNVLDEGAAQTVEEAGAEARIVENSLAELKSARTTLAEDAAIPGTSWATDPTTNKVVVTADRTVSKAEWAKLAKVVEGLGAKAELKRTKGEYKPFVAGGDAITGNGGRCSLGFNVTKGGEPYFLTAGHCTESITTWSDSSGNVIGENAASSFPDDDYGLVKYTAEVDHPSEVNLYDGSSQVISGAAEATVGMEVTRSGSTTQVHSGTVTGLDATVNYGNGDIVNGLIQTDVCAEPGDSGGSLFSGDQAIGLTSGGSGDCASGGETFFQPVTEALSATGTQIG; translated from the coding sequence TTGAAGCACCGACGCATACCCAGGCGGCGGGCCGCCGTGGTTGGTGCGGGTATCACCGCACTGGTCGCCGCGGGAGTCACCTTCCAGAGTGCGAACGCCAGCGAGGCCCCGAAGGCTTCCGCGCCCGAGACCCTGTCGGTCACGGCGGCCGGAAAGCTCGCCTCCACGCTGCTCGGCGACCTCGGCACCGACGCGGCGGGCACGTACTACGACGCGCAGGCCAGGAGTCTCGTCGTCAACGTGCTCGACGAGGGCGCCGCGCAGACCGTCGAGGAGGCCGGCGCCGAGGCGAGAATCGTCGAGAACTCGCTCGCCGAACTGAAGAGCGCGCGCACCACCCTTGCCGAGGACGCCGCCATCCCGGGCACCTCCTGGGCGACCGACCCGACCACCAACAAGGTCGTCGTCACCGCCGACCGCACGGTCTCGAAGGCCGAGTGGGCCAAGCTGGCCAAGGTGGTCGAGGGGCTGGGCGCCAAGGCGGAGCTCAAGCGGACGAAGGGCGAGTACAAGCCCTTCGTCGCGGGCGGCGACGCCATCACCGGCAACGGCGGGCGCTGCTCCCTCGGCTTCAACGTGACCAAGGGCGGGGAGCCGTACTTCCTCACCGCGGGTCACTGCACCGAGTCCATCACCACCTGGTCGGACTCCTCCGGGAACGTCATCGGCGAGAACGCGGCCTCCAGCTTCCCGGACGACGACTACGGCCTGGTCAAGTACACCGCCGAGGTGGACCACCCGAGCGAGGTGAACCTCTACGACGGCTCCTCCCAGGTCATCTCCGGCGCCGCCGAGGCCACCGTCGGCATGGAGGTGACCCGCAGCGGCTCCACCACCCAGGTGCACTCCGGCACGGTCACCGGCCTGGACGCCACCGTGAACTACGGCAACGGCGACATCGTCAACGGCCTGATCCAGACCGACGTCTGCGCCGAGCCCGGCGACAGCGGCGGCTCGCTCTTCTCGGGCGACCAGGCCATCGGCCTCACCTCCGGCGGCAGCGGCGACTGCGCCTCGGGCGGCGAGACCTTCTTCCAGCCGGTGACGGAGGCCCTGTCGGCCACCGGCACGCAGATCGGCTGA